Proteins encoded in a region of the Stieleria neptunia genome:
- the dapF gene encoding diaminopimelate epimerase: MKFTKMHGAGNDYVYVDCFSQSVPENAPELARQIAHRHFGVGGDGLILIRPSDSADARMQMFNADGSESEMCGNGIRCVAKFVYDHGIAKRDALKIETGAGVLDLALDVGSDGLVDQVTVDMGVPELVGPKVPTTIPSDRDDRRVVSVPVEFGGQTLEVTCVSMGNPHCVIFVDEASDELVLGLGPKIETDPRFPNRINVEFVEVLSPTEVRQRTWERGSGETWACGTGASAVCVAGVLAGRTERKILNHLLGGDLTLEWIEQSDHVMMTGPATEVFSGEWPAR; encoded by the coding sequence ATGAAATTCACCAAAATGCACGGCGCCGGCAACGACTACGTCTACGTCGACTGCTTTTCGCAATCCGTCCCCGAAAACGCTCCCGAATTGGCCCGCCAGATCGCCCATCGACACTTCGGTGTCGGCGGCGACGGGTTGATCCTGATTCGCCCCAGCGATTCCGCCGACGCGCGGATGCAGATGTTCAATGCCGACGGCAGCGAAAGCGAAATGTGTGGCAACGGAATTCGCTGTGTCGCCAAGTTCGTTTACGACCACGGCATCGCCAAGCGGGACGCTCTCAAAATCGAAACCGGCGCCGGGGTGCTGGATCTGGCGCTGGATGTCGGCAGTGACGGGCTGGTCGATCAAGTCACCGTCGACATGGGCGTCCCCGAATTGGTCGGCCCCAAGGTTCCCACGACGATCCCCAGCGACCGCGATGACCGGCGTGTCGTTTCCGTCCCGGTCGAATTCGGCGGCCAAACGTTGGAAGTGACTTGTGTGTCGATGGGGAATCCCCATTGCGTGATTTTCGTCGACGAAGCCAGCGACGAGTTGGTCCTGGGGTTGGGGCCGAAAATCGAAACCGACCCGCGATTCCCCAACCGCATCAACGTCGAATTTGTCGAAGTCCTGTCGCCGACCGAAGTGCGTCAGCGGACCTGGGAACGCGGTTCGGGCGAAACCTGGGCCTGCGGAACCGGTGCCTCGGCGGTCTGTGTCGCCGGCGTGTTGGCCGGGCGGACGGAGCGCAAAATCTTGAATCATCTGCTCGGCGGTGACCTGACGCTCGAGTGGATCGAGCAATCCGATCACGTGATGATGACGGGGCCGGCCACGGAAGTTTTCTCGGGTGAGTGGCCGGCACGTTGA
- a CDS encoding TVP38/TMEM64 family protein, giving the protein MNQPDAPADAPEQPSGSKWKLIVFVILAVAILSVGFLYRDVISLATLAQRESQLRAFQDEHPVAVYAIAFGVYVAVTGLSLPGAAALTLVYGWYFGFTRALILVSFASTAGATTAFLSSRYLLRDAVQSRYGASMKTFQKRLAEEGALYLFTLRLIPAVPFFVINLVMGLTPIRVRTFWWVSQLGMLAGTVVYVYAGSRVPNLGVLAEQGVSAVIAPTQLLQLMVAFALLGFFPLAVRKILSALRPKAA; this is encoded by the coding sequence ATGAACCAACCCGACGCGCCAGCCGACGCACCCGAGCAACCGTCGGGATCGAAATGGAAATTGATCGTCTTTGTGATCTTGGCCGTCGCGATCCTGTCGGTCGGCTTCCTGTATCGTGACGTGATTTCGCTGGCGACGCTCGCCCAACGCGAATCCCAGCTCCGCGCGTTTCAGGACGAGCATCCGGTTGCGGTGTATGCGATCGCGTTTGGCGTTTATGTTGCGGTCACGGGATTGTCATTGCCCGGGGCCGCGGCGCTGACGCTGGTTTATGGATGGTATTTCGGATTCACCCGCGCGCTGATTCTGGTCAGTTTCGCGTCCACGGCCGGAGCGACGACCGCGTTTCTCAGTAGCCGCTATCTTTTGCGCGATGCGGTCCAGTCGCGGTATGGGGCGTCGATGAAAACCTTTCAAAAACGACTCGCCGAAGAAGGTGCCTTATACCTGTTCACGCTGCGGTTGATTCCCGCGGTCCCGTTTTTCGTCATCAATCTGGTGATGGGGCTGACGCCGATCCGGGTCCGAACGTTCTGGTGGGTCAGCCAGCTGGGGATGTTGGCCGGAACCGTGGTCTACGTTTACGCCGGGTCGCGCGTCCCCAATCTAGGCGTGCTGGCCGAACAGGGCGTCAGTGCCGTGATCGCGCCGACCCAGTTGCTGCAGCTGATGGTCGCGTTCGCCCTGCTGGGGTTTTTTCCGCTCGCCGTCCGCAAGATCCTGTCGGCCCTACGCCCCAAAGCGGCGTAA
- a CDS encoding DUF547 domain-containing protein, translating to MNRHVPTAMTLAAVLVFGIAAAEQAVAGTPVYVGDAKAALVPMHTIDHSLWHTLLAKYVDSDGRVDYKGWHASGPDQALLDDYLNHLSTASIAADVNTTQAHRLAFWINAYNALTIKGILREYPTTSIRNHTPKLWGYHIWHDLKLHVGQQSFSLDEIEHQVLRKMGEPRIHFAIVCASIGCPRLLNEAYLPDRVDEQLTANAKDFFSRSQNFRHDVSGKRFYLSAILKWFGEDFGDGHSEVLRRIAGWLPDSTAERAALGNAVSISYLDYNWQLNAQSAQ from the coding sequence ATGAATCGTCACGTTCCAACCGCAATGACACTTGCCGCGGTCCTCGTCTTCGGCATCGCGGCAGCCGAGCAGGCCGTCGCGGGAACGCCGGTCTACGTCGGTGATGCCAAGGCCGCGTTGGTCCCGATGCACACCATCGATCACTCGCTCTGGCACACGTTGCTGGCCAAGTATGTCGATTCGGACGGGCGAGTCGACTACAAGGGTTGGCACGCCAGCGGGCCAGACCAAGCGTTGCTGGACGATTACCTGAACCATCTTTCCACCGCCTCGATCGCCGCGGATGTCAACACCACGCAAGCGCACCGGTTGGCGTTCTGGATCAACGCCTACAACGCGTTGACCATCAAGGGCATTTTGCGCGAATACCCGACGACCAGCATTCGCAACCACACGCCCAAGCTTTGGGGGTACCACATCTGGCACGACTTGAAATTGCACGTCGGTCAGCAATCGTTTTCGCTGGATGAAATCGAACACCAGGTATTGCGCAAGATGGGCGAACCAAGGATCCACTTTGCGATCGTTTGTGCTTCGATCGGCTGTCCCCGGCTGCTCAATGAAGCCTACCTGCCCGATCGTGTTGACGAACAGTTGACGGCCAACGCGAAAGACTTTTTCTCACGCAGCCAAAACTTTCGCCACGACGTTTCGGGGAAACGTTTTTATTTGTCGGCCATCTTGAAGTGGTTCGGCGAAGATTTCGGCGACGGACACTCGGAAGTGCTGCGACGGATCGCCGGCTGGTTGCCCGACTCGACGGCCGAGCGCGCCGCTTTGGGCAATGCCGTCAGCATTTCTTACCTGGACTACAATTGGCAGCTGAATGCTCAATCGGCTCAATGA
- a CDS encoding D-2-hydroxyacid dehydrogenase, whose translation MRIVLCYPVGKKHIDQIQAAAPDFEVVNAGQERIDELLPTADILIGHAKVPVNWDRVLEAGKLRWIQSSAAGLDHCLVPGVIESDDIIVSSASGLFAPQVAEQTFSLLFGVLRRAPLFFRAEAKREFVRLPTDDLRGKTVGIVGLGGNGRFLARVLAPWDVRIIATDYFPVDCPAEVSQLWPADQLDRLLGESDVVILTLPLNGDTKGVFDAERFATMKRGSYLINVARGSVVQEKALCEALASGHLAGAGLDVTEVEPLPPESLLWDDPKVMISPHVGAQSARRVDDSTALAVINLRRYQSGLPVYNRVDKQLGFPHPSSVYRGQSD comes from the coding sequence ATGCGAATCGTCCTGTGTTATCCCGTCGGCAAAAAACATATCGACCAGATTCAAGCCGCCGCGCCGGATTTTGAAGTGGTCAACGCCGGCCAAGAACGGATCGACGAGTTGCTGCCGACGGCCGACATCTTGATCGGTCACGCCAAAGTCCCGGTGAATTGGGATCGCGTGCTCGAGGCCGGGAAACTGCGTTGGATTCAGTCGTCGGCGGCCGGGTTGGATCACTGTCTGGTCCCCGGCGTGATCGAATCGGATGACATCATCGTCAGCAGCGCGTCGGGTTTGTTTGCCCCCCAAGTCGCCGAGCAAACGTTTTCGTTGCTGTTCGGTGTACTCCGCCGCGCACCGCTGTTTTTTCGTGCCGAAGCGAAACGAGAATTTGTGCGGTTGCCCACCGATGACCTGCGTGGCAAAACCGTCGGGATCGTCGGCCTGGGCGGCAACGGTCGCTTTCTGGCGCGGGTGTTGGCGCCCTGGGACGTTCGAATCATCGCCACCGATTACTTCCCCGTCGATTGTCCCGCGGAAGTGTCACAGCTTTGGCCGGCCGATCAACTCGATCGGCTGCTCGGCGAAAGCGATGTCGTGATTCTGACGCTGCCGCTCAACGGGGACACCAAGGGGGTGTTCGATGCCGAACGGTTTGCGACGATGAAGCGCGGTTCCTATTTGATCAACGTCGCGCGCGGATCGGTGGTCCAAGAAAAAGCCTTGTGCGAGGCGCTGGCCAGCGGTCACCTGGCCGGCGCGGGATTGGACGTGACGGAGGTGGAGCCGTTGCCGCCGGAGAGTCTGTTGTGGGATGACCCGAAAGTCATGATCTCGCCTCACGTGGGGGCCCAGTCCGCTCGCCGCGTGGACGATTCGACTGCTCTGGCCGTCATCAACTTAAGACGCTATCAGTCGGGCCTGCCCGTCTACAATCGCGTCGACAAACAACTGGGATTCCCGCATCCGTCGTCGGTCTATCGCGGTCAATCCGATTGA